A DNA window from Helianthus annuus cultivar XRQ/B chromosome 15, HanXRQr2.0-SUNRISE, whole genome shotgun sequence contains the following coding sequences:
- the LOC110914532 gene encoding uncharacterized protein LOC110914532, protein MDERKKHGVSNQGDRGKSAMQFKGISTRGVNSVGNTVLPKRGIVINEPKPINVIDELTKVTIPVPIEKPVNQGPGCSVPNIMMDGQEGVKEVNADNGSVLKTKSYADSLLANKNVKLNFRALASDSIQEGCDVVLPRESVRVVQNKMANTLYGYFLGDRVAYPVVDYFVRNNWKKYGVQKSMMNANGFFFFKFSEEAGMLNALKDGPWIIRSQPLFLDIWSPTTKLEKKEVKKVQIWVKVHDVPIAAYTEDGLSLIATTIGEPKVLDSYTSSMCSDMWGRSSYARALIEVSAEKSLREQITLAIPEPEGEGFVKETMSVEYEWSPLRCGHCCVFGHSNETCPNQPKQQGSVRNATRAGKKPVIDDEGYSGVHGKKVAKKTGFPVNKPKPKFEYRPVVSKKNHASGNGSSEPTFQSANPFEVLNDPSVNEDGDGNNSGEIPVDEEENEVEEGYVEGDEYELDDYLRQASWNVRGLNRPIKQAEVRQVIKDVNLSLCAILESHIDPSNLSKICKAVFRSWRWTSNGSLCNKGTRIIVGWNPLVFDVMVLFQSDQVMHLQLFFKHEKKMLFCSIVYAANYYISRRELWNHLGLHKSLVRNDPWVMLGDFNSALYLEDKSMGCSSISASMRDFQACVNDIEMLDLNQSGLHFTWSQKPKKGIGLMKKIDRVMGNSQFLTLFPNAVAVFCPARLSDHSPSVLKIPVIGKLKHKSFKFANFLVHKPEFLDIVKRIWETDVRGVYQFSVVKKLRMLKSPLRVLLFQQGNLHRKVQDLRERLDQIQRELDSNPASLAISEEETTTRRSYQEALLDEERFLKQKSKVDWLTVGDMNSAFFHSSLKNRVHFSRISVIRDANGKVYEDEHVQLAFVNHYENFLGNQGDISLSPAPELFTNRLSSEVSGLMVRPVTHDEVKKALFSIGSDKAPGPDGFTAGFFKGAWPIIGSAVSNAVIDFFVTGKLLRELNHTFLVLLPKTSSPSVVTDYRPIACCNVLYKCISKIVADRIKVGLNDIVSINQSAFVPGRRISDNVLLTQELMHNYHRNVGPPKCAFKVDIQKAYDTVDWNFLKGILMGFGFHPTMIHWIMLCVSTTSYSVCVNGEVHGFFKGRRGLRQGDPVSPYLFTLVMEVLTAILQHTVRIDNSFKFHNKCERQQIVNLCFADDLFIFAKGEIASARCIMKALDSFSKMSGLLPSVQKSTVFFSNVPSYVKAAILKLMPFKEGSLPVKYLGVPLISTRLLQKDCLLLVEKIENRIMHWRNKLLSFAGRLQLINSVLSSMHIYWSSVFILPNRVIQKLEALMRNFLWSHDSAFQKGRSKVSWKTVCVPKYEGGLGIRRISDANVALMTNHIWSILSRRNSVWVEWVHSYRLRGKSFWVCKVPASCCWSWRKILQLRPIVRKFFWSEIGNGSATSAWHDNWSEIGPLDQFLSPRMIASAGFNMESKVSDVYSDTSWSWPVAWRDLYPVLIQLDGISLQPNKLDKVLWRHGNQKHVFSSSRVWDSVRFHAVEVDWCRLVWFGQCIPRHAFLLWLIMRRKLLTQDKILSWDLSRRKNMNMMCCLLCYANHDSHTHLFFECKFSSQVWLLVRQKAGMGSVHAKWDDIVNWLLDRSNSKLASVYVAKLIVAATAYFIWQERNARLFRNQVRPPESLSDTIIQQVRYKLIGAKLKKCDNVRKLLRAWDIEASDLHDDGG, encoded by the exons ATGGATGAACGTAAAAAACATGGGGTAAGTAACCAAGGGGATCGTGGAAAGTCAGCGATGCAATTCAAGGGTATTTCTACTCGTGGAGTTAATAGTGTTGGTAATACGGTGCTGCCGAAAAGAGGTATTGTTATCAATGAACCGAAGCCGATTAATGTTATTGATGAACTAACTAAGGTTACGATACCGGTTCCGATTGAAAAGCCGGTGAATCAAGGTCCGGGCTGTAGTGTTCCGAATATAATGATGGATGGGCAAGAGGGGGTCAAAGAGGTTAATGCGGATAATGGCAGCGTTTTAAAAACTAAATCATATGCTGATTCGTTACTTGCAAATAAGAATGTTAAGCTGAATTTTCGTGCTCTTGCTAGTGATAGTATCCAGGAGGGATGTGATGTCGTTCTTCCAAGGGAATCTGTACGGGTAGTTCAAAACAAAATGGCTAATACCCTTTATGGTTATTTTCTGGGTGATCGGGTAGCATACCCGGTTGTTGATTATTTTGTCCGTAATAACTGGAAGAAGTATGGTGTTCAGAAATCTATGATGAATGCGAACGGATTTTTTTTCTTCAAGTTCTCGGAGGAGGCAGGTATGCTTAATGCTTTGAAAGATGGCCCATGGATTATTCGATCGCAACCTCTTTTTCTAGATATTTGGAGCCCGACTACAAAACTGGAAAAAAAGGAAGTAAAGAAAGTGCAGATTTGGGTTAAAGTTCATGATGTTCCGATTGCGGCTTATACGGAGGATGGGCTAAGCTTGATTGCGACTACGATTGGGGAGCCGAAAGTATTGGATTCTTATACATCGTCGATGTGTTCGGATATGTGGGGAAGGAGCAGCTATGCGAGAGCTTTAATAGAAGTCTCGGCTGAGAAGAGTTTAAGGGAGCAGATAACGTTAGCGATTCCTGAACCGGAGGGGGAGGGTTTTGTTAAGGAGACGATGTCGGTGGAGTATGAATGGTCACCGTTGAGATGTGGCCATTGTTGTGTATTTGGGCACTCTAACGAAACTTGTCCTAATCAACCGAAGCAGCAGGGTAGTGTTCGTAATGCTACTAGGGCTGGAAAAAAACCGGTGATTGATGACGAGGGTTATTCGGGAGTTCACGGGAAGAAGGTTGCTAAGAAGACGGGGTTCCCGGTCAACAAGCCGAAACCAAAGTTTGAATATCGGCCTGTGGTTTCTAAGAAGAATCATGCTTCGGGTAATGGGTCGTCTGAGCCCACGTTTCAATCGGCTAATCCTTTTGAGGTTCTAAATGATCCTAGTGTTAATGAGGATGGGGATGGCAATAATTCGGGTGAGATTCCTGTAGACGAGGAGGAGAATGAGGTGGAGGAGGGATATGTTGAAGGAGACGAGTATGAGCTTGATGATTACCTACGGCAAG CTTCTTGGAACGTAAGGGGTTTGAACCGCCCCATTAAGCAAGCTGAGGTTCGGCAAGTTATCAAAGATGTTAATTTAAGCTTATGTGCTATTCTTGAGTCTCACATTGATCCGAGTAACCTTTCTAAAATTTGTAAGGCGGTCTTTCGGTCGTGGAGATGGACTTCTAATGGGTCTCTTTGTAATAAAGGTACGAGAATTATCGTTGGTTGGAATCCGTTAGTGTTTGATGTTATGGTGCTCTTTCAGTCAGATCAGGTTATGCACTTGCAGTTGTTTTTTAAACACGAGAAAAAAATGCTCTTTTGTTCTATCGTTTATGCTGCAAACTATTATATCTCTCGTAGGGAGTTATGGAACCACCTCGGCCTGCATAAGTCGCTTGTTCGTAATGATCCGTGGGTTATGCTAGGTGATTTTAACTCAGCGTTGTATCTTGAAGATAAGTCTATGGGATGTTCGTCAATTTCGGCTAGCATGAGAGACTTTCAAGCGTGTGTTAATGATATTGAGATGCTGGATTTGAATCAGTCCGGCTTACATTTTACGTGGAGTCAAAAACCAAAGAAGGGGATTGGTTTAATGAAAAAGATAGATAGAGTCATGGGGAATTCTCAGTTTTTAACCCTTTTCCCGAATGCGGTGGCTGTTTTTTGTCCAGCTCGGTTATCGGATCATAGTCCAAGTGTTCTCAAAATTCCGGTTATTGGGAAACTTAAACACAAGTCGTTCAAGTTTGCTAATTTTCTTGTTCATAAGCCTGAATTTTTAGACATTGTGAAGCGTATTTGGGAGACGGATGTTAGAGGGGTGTATcagttctcggttgtgaagaagcTTCGGATGTTAAAGTCTCCTCTTCGGGTTTTACTCTTTCAGCAAGGCAATTTGCATAGAAAAGTGCAAGATTTACGTGAGAGACTTGATCAAATTCAGCGAGAGCTTGACAGTAATCCGGCTAGTTTGGCAATTAGTGAGGAGGAAACTACTACTCGCCGTTCTTATCAGGAAGCTTTATTGGATGAAGAGCGGTTCTTGAAACAGAAGTCGAAGGTGGACTGGTTGACGGTCGGAGACATGAATTCAGCGTTCTTTCATTCGTCCCTTAAAAATAGAGTTCATTTTAGTCGTATCAGTGTTATTCGGGACGCTAATGGTAAGGTGTATGAGGATGAGCATGTCCAGCTTGCTTTCGTTAATCATTACGAGAACTTCTTGGGTAATCAAGGTGACATTTCGCTTAGCCCGGCTCCAGAGTTATTCACAAACAGATTATCGAGTGAAGTTTCGGGTCTTATGGTGCGTCCGGTTACGCATGATGAGGTTAAAAAGGCGCTGTTCTCGATTGGGTCAGACAAAGCCCCGGGCCCTGATGGTTTTACTGCTGGTTTTTTTAAAGGTGCTTGGCCTATCATTGGTAGTGCAGTGTCGAATGCTGTGATTGATTTCTTTGTGACAGGTAAACTCCTTAGGGAATTGAACCACACGTTTCTTGTTCTTCTCCCCAAGACGTCCTCCCCGTCAGTGGTTACGGACTATCGTCCGATTGCTTGTTGCAATGTGTTGTACAAATGCATTAGCAAGATTGTAGCTGATAGAATAAAAGTGGGCTTGAATGATATAGTCAGTATCAACCAATCAGCTTTTGTGCCAGGTAGGAGAATATCGGACAACGTTTTACTTACACAAGAGTTGATGCATAACTATCATCGTAATGTTGGCCCTCCGAAATGTGCTTTCAAAGTGGATATTCAGAAGGCGTATGACACTGTCGATTGGAACTTTCTGAAGGGTATTTTGATGGGTTTTGGTTTTCATCCTACAATGATTCACTGGATTATGTTATGTGTTTCCACTACATCGTACTCGGTGTGTGTTAATGGCGAGGTTCATGGGTTCTTTAAGGGTAGAAGGGGATTGAGGCAAGGTGATCCGGTCTCTCCTTATTTATTTACGCTCGTCATGGAAGTTCTTACGGCCATCTTACAGCATACGGTCAGGATTGACAATTCGTTTAAATTTCATAATAAATGTGAACGTCAGCAAATTGTCAACTTGTGTTTTGCCGATGATTTGTTTATCTTCGCGAAGGGTGAGATTGCTTCAGCTAGATGTATTATGAAGGCGCTGGATTCATTTTCTAAAATGTCGGGGTTGTTACCTAGTGTTCAGAAAAGTACTGTTTTCTTCTCGAATGTTCCATCGTATGTGAAAGCTGCTATTCTAAAGTTAATGCCTTTTAAGGAAGGTTCGTTGCCTGTGAAATATTTGGGAGTGCCGCTTATCTCGACCCGTTTGCTCCAAAAGGATTGTCTTCTGTTAGTAGAGAAGATTGAAAATCGTATTATGCACTGGCGTAATAAACTTCTATCTTTTGCAGGTAGATTGCAACTTATAAATTCGGTTTTATCGTCCATGCATATTTACTGGTCTTCTGTGTTTATTTTACCGAACCGGGTGATTCAAAAGCTGGAGGCTTTGATGCGAAACTTTTTATGGTCTCATGATAGTGCGTTTCAAAAAGGCCGATCCAAAGTTTCTTGGAAAACGGTGTGTGTTCCTAAGTATGAGGGTGGTTTAGGTATTCGTCGGATCAGTGATGCTAATGTCGCCCTTATGACAAATCATATTTGGAGCATTCTTTCGAGGCGTAATTCAGTTTGGGTTGAGTGGGTTCACTCTTATAGGTTGAGAGGTAAAAGCTTTTGGGTTTGTAAAGTTCCAGCTTCCTGCTGTTGGTCTTGGAGAAAGATTCTTCAGCTCCGGCCGATTGTTAGGAAGTTTTTCTGGTCCGAGATTGGAAATGGTTCGGCTACCTCCGCTTGGCACGATAATTGGAGTGAGATAGGCCCGCTCGATCAGTTTCTTTCTCCCCGGATGATTGCTAGCGCGGGTTTTAATATGGAGTCCAAGGTGTCGGATGTCTATTCCGATACGTCTTGGAGCTGGCCGGTTGCGTGGCGGGACTTGTATCCGGTTCTTATTCAGCTCGATGGTATTTCTTTGCAGCCAAATAAGTTGGATAAAGTCTTGTGGCGTCATGGTAATCAAAAGCATGTGTTCTCGTCGTCTAGAGTTTGGGATTCGGTTCGGTTTCATGCTGTGGAGGTGGATTGGTGCCGTCTTGTGTGGTTTGGTCAGTGTATTCCGCGTCATGCTTTTCTTTTATGGCTTATCATGCGAAGGAAACTGCTTACTCAAGATAAGATCTTGAGTTGGGATTTATCGCGCAGGAAAAATATGAATATGATGTGCTGTTTGTTATGCTATGCCAATCATGACTCTCATACCCATTTGTTTTTTGAATGCAAATTCTCGTCCCAAGTGTGGCTGCTGGTTAGACAAAAAGCGGGTATGGGTTCGGTGCATGCTAAATGGGATGACATTGTTAACTGGTTACTTGATCGATCCAATTCAAAATTGGCGTCGGTTTACGTTGCTAAACTGATAGTGGCTGCTACGGCCTATTTCATTTGGCAAGAGCGGAATGCTAGATTATTCAGAAATCAGGTGAGGCCCCCGGAATCATTAAGTGACACCATTATACAACAAGTGCGGTACAAGCTGATTGGTGCAAAGTTGAAAAAGTGCGATAATGTTCGAAAGCTTTTAAGGGCTTGGGATATTGAAGCTTCAGATCTGCACGATGATGGCGGCTGA